In the genome of Thermodesulfovibrionales bacterium, one region contains:
- a CDS encoding 3-methyl-2-oxobutanoate dehydrogenase subunit beta → MTVKLFMKGNEAIAEAAIRAECRFYAGYPITPQNEIPEYMSWRMPEVEGVFIQAESELAAINMVYGAAACGARAMTSSSSPGISLKQEGISYLAGSELPAVIVNMERGGPGLGNISGSQADYFQTVKGGGHGDYRLLVYAPYNLQELWDITML, encoded by the coding sequence ATGACCGTGAAGCTCTTCATGAAGGGCAACGAAGCGATCGCCGAAGCAGCCATCCGGGCCGAATGCCGTTTCTATGCCGGTTACCCCATAACCCCGCAGAATGAAATCCCCGAATATATGTCGTGGAGGATGCCCGAGGTCGAGGGTGTCTTCATTCAGGCAGAGAGCGAACTGGCTGCGATAAATATGGTTTACGGGGCGGCCGCGTGCGGTGCCCGCGCGATGACCTCTTCGAGTAGCCCCGGCATCAGTCTGAAACAGGAAGGCATATCCTACCTTGCCGGTTCGGAATTGCCGGCTGTAATCGTCAATATGGAGCGGGGAGGTCCGGGGCTCGGAAACATCTCGGGCAGTCAGGCCGACTATTTCCAGACCGTAAAGGGCGGGGGCCACGGCGACTACCGGCTCCTTGTCTATGCGCCGTACAACCTCCAGGAACTCTGGGACATCACGATGCTCT